AAAAGTGTAATCGAACAATACAAAACTTCCGCTGTACGATTTACGTGCGTAAGTTTTTGCACAGGCGGCGAAGTTCTAGAAAGGGGTTCCAAAGTGCATTTTGTTGGTGTACTGTAAACTGAATGGTGCAATTTCAGTGGGTTTGACGACAATGGCGCAACATAAATTgcacttttgtttttcattttatgtcAGTGTGAAgtctttcttttcaaatacaTATTTATCAATGGCTACAGACATGGAATGGCCAATGAGGGAAGGTGattaattgaattttgaagtaaCCAATGTAGGCTCatataaaaatatgacaaaaatggAATATCAATAACATATATCAATAATGTATATGTACCAGAAATAATCTTATAAAGTTCATTGTGTGAATATGATGCAAGTTATGAATCTTTTCCTTTGTATCAATAGTAATGGATAGGACCGGAGGATGTTACTGCAGGAATAACCagtctttttttggggggggggggcaataaggatttaaaataattgattatatattttcattaaaatagaCAGTGGATCTTCAACTAAACCAATAGCAAAGTAGACTACTCCCTCCTCTGTCTCTCTCTATTTTATCTGGTCTTACTTTCCTCCATCTCTACAATCAAGTTATTGTTATgtaatcaaaatgaataaagagaCATCATCCTCCTGCAGACCATACAAGTGTTAATCTCTTCTGCAAATCATCTTAACGATGAGTCAGCCAATGGAGTATAGAAACTATAGAAAGTCTAGCATCCCAAAACATTTATAAGAATGAATGTATTAATGAATGGAAGAATGACTGAAAAGGAATGAATGGATGGGTGAAGAGGTGGATGggtggttggatggatggattggtgttggatggatggattggtGCTGGATGGATGGAATGGTgaaaggatggatggatggtttTGGTTGGGTTTGGTTTGGTTGTTGGTAGTGttgggttggttggttgatcGGTTGGTTGGTTGGGTGGGTTGGTTTGGTTGGTTGGGTTTGGTTAGTTGGGTTTGGTTTGGTTGTTGGTGGTGTAGGGGTTGGTTGGTTGATCGGTTGGTTGGTTGGGTGGGTTGAGTTGGTTTGGATGGTTGGTTGGGTTTGGTTAGTTGGGTTTGGTTTGGTTGTTGGTGGTGTAGGGGTTGgttgggtgggtggatggattgAGGCTTCGATTgaggatggatgggtggatggttTGATAGATGGATGAAGTTGGGAAAGAATATGATTATCGCTGATGAAAGAGGATAATAAAGATTAGGAGGaagatacaaaaaataaaaaaagattgagaAGTGAAGAAAAAGGCCTAGAAATGAGAGGATAATGAGGAAAGAAGAGCAAGGAAGAGAAAATTAAGAgtgaagaaaatcaattaaaagtgGAGAAGAATCCCAGAAAACTACAAAGACTAGACactaagaagaaaaatcatacgAAAGATTGAGAATTTAAGAATTGAGTAAGATATGAGAAGTATTTAGAGAATGAGAAGATAAAGAAAGTGAAAGAAGGGAGAGACAAGACAAAACAGGTGAAGAAAAGtggaatatgaaaatgaagGACAAAGGAGGGCGCTATGGTAGGTGAATAAAATGGAAAGGGAAATGGTAGAATAATAAGAGAAAATGAATGTCAAGGGTAAGGAAGGAAAGGATGGTTGAGAATGAATGTGAGGGAGATCTGGGTCATCTAACACAAATGTTAGCAATTAACTGTACACTTGATAgcacattgtagtcaatgggtgatttcaagtccggtgttggccttggtgttgaaatttggattgcttcccctggCTCCAAAACTTCTTCATAGTTtgcaaaactgatccagatcacattattaacacctcaacaactagtgagttaCTTTTCtagaccatcttcattttatgtttggcgttacaatcgtgtaaaaattgacttaacaccaacaccaaaaggtcaacaccgtACTTAAAATCTCCCAAtgtaatcaatcgtagaaaaagtTCTATGAGTGCTAAGCTCTGTGTTACGAGCCAAAGAAGAAAGATGAGAAGATGATGAATGTCATAGAGATGGGGAGGTAAGAAGGTGAAATCATGgacaagaaaatataatgaaaatgcaGAAATTAGAGATGGAAAAAAAGATCAAGGAATATTTGGTGAAGAAGGTGGAGGAatagaaagaaaacataaaatagAGGTGACCTCCACCAGCGACAGAGCAATTAGTTTAGAGAATAAAAGTCAGGAGAATTTGGGAAAGAAAACAGTAGAGAATCAGAAAAAACAATACAAGTTATAAGGAAATAAATAAGATTGAAGGAAGTGAAATCAAATAATGTAAACTGGAATTAcattaatacaataaaaaaaattaattaaaaattacaaatttcatATGGTGATTATACAgatttatttcacaaattaaCAATATATTCAAGTCAATGGTGCATTATAACATGCAGAAATTATAGTTTCTTCCATTTACATgactatatatatacataattttaaaacaaaacacaatatacaatatttaccaaGGACTATATGGGACCTCAATACAGACATATTATTGGGATGGGGTATTTATTAATTGTTACTTTTTTTACTAACACC
This window of the Lytechinus variegatus isolate NC3 chromosome 14, Lvar_3.0, whole genome shotgun sequence genome carries:
- the LOC121427928 gene encoding extensin-like; the encoded protein is MAVGATTPTQFQNDNHILSQLHPSIKPSTHPSSIEASIHPPTQPTPTPPTTKPNPTNQTQPTIQTNSTHPTNQPINQPTPTPPTTKPNPTNQTQPTKPTHPTNQPINQPTQHYQQPNQTQPKPSIHPFTIPSIQHQSIHPTPIHPSNHPSTSSPIHSFLFSHSSIH